The following is a genomic window from Caproiciproducens sp. CPB-2.
TGGTACTATCGGCCACGTTGACCATGGCAAGACCACGTTGACGGCAGCGATCACCAAGGTCCTTAACTTCAGCGGCGAGGCTGATTTCGTTGACTATGCGAATATTGATAAGGCTCCTGAAGAGAGAGAGCGCGGTATTACCATCAACACCGCTCACGTTGAGTATCAGACGGCTGCCCGTCACTATGCTCACGTTGACTGCCCGGGCCATGCCGACTATGTAAAGAACATGATCACCGGCGCTGCTCAGATGGACGGTGCTATCCTGGTTGTTTCCGCTGCTGACGGCCCAATGCCGCAGACCAGAGAGCACATCCTTCTGGCCCGTCAGGTCGGCGTACCTTATATTGTTGTATTCATGAACAAGGTTGACCAGGTTGACGACCCCGAGCTCCTTGACCTTGTCGAGATGGAAATCCGTGACCTTCTGAACGAGTACGAGTTCCCGGGCGACGACACACCGATCATCCGCGGCTCCGCTCTTACAGCTCTCGAGTCCAAATCTACGGATACGGATGCTCCGGAGTACAAATGCATTCATGAGCTGATGGACGCTGTCGACAGCTTTATCCCGACTCCTGAGCGTAAATCCGACCTTCCTTTCCTTATGCCTGTTGAAGACGTCTTCACCATTACCGGCCGTGGTACTGTTGCTACCGGCAGAGTTGAGCGTGGTATGGCTAAGGTCGGCGAAGAAGTTGAGATCATCGGTCTGACCGAAGAGCGCAGAAAGTCTGTTATCACAGGTCTGGAAATGTTCAAAAAGACCCTTGACTTCGCAGAGGCCGGCGATAATGTCGGTGTTCTTCTCCGTGGTATCCAGAGAACGGAAATTGAGCGCGGCCAGGTTCTTGCAAAGCCGGGAACCATTCATCCGCACACAAAGTTTCGCGGCCAGGTTTACGTCCTGACCAAGGATGAAGGCGGCCGTCATACTCCTTTCTTCAACAACTATCGTCCTCAGTTCTATTTCAGAACCACAGACGTCACAGGCGTTATCTCTCTTCCGGAAGGCACTGAGATGTGCATGCCCGGCGATAACGTCGAAATGGACGTTGAGCTGATCACTCCGATCGCTATTGAAGAGGGCCTCCGCTTCGCTATCCGTGAAGGCGGCCACACAGTTGGCTCCGGCGTTGTTATCAAGATCAACGCTCAGTAATCTGTAACTCTTGTTTGTTTAAGGCCTTGCCCGAAAGGGCGGGGCCTTTTTGTGTTATAAACGGGTGTGTTTGTGCGGGTAAAAAGTAGCTTTCTGCCGGCAGCCATGTTATAATGTAGAAAAATAAAACGTGAATTCAACAGAATATCGCATTTTTATTGAAGGAAAACATACTGAACTGCTTGGTGGGGAAGCGTTCTAATAACTTTTTAGGGGTTTTCATATGAAGAAGGATCAAAACAATCTATCCCGGGTCGTTTTCCGTGTGTGTCTGGCTGTGGTTCTGGCAGGCGCTTGTGTTGCCTCCATGGTCTTATTCCTGCAGAATCAGGGAAATGGAAAGGCTGGGCTGCCGTCCGGCGTATCCGCGCCGGTGCATGCGGCGGCTTCGTCGGAAGCGGAGTCAAAACCGGTTCAAAAGCCGGTTTCCGTTACGATTCTGGGCGTCGGCGACGACCTGATTCACGATGTGATCTATAAGCAGGCGCAGAGCCGGACGGGAGGGAAGGGCTTTGATTTTTCTCCGGTTTATACGCGCATAGCGGCGGATATCAAGAATGCGGACATCTCCGTCATCAATCAGGAAACACCGATTGCGGGAAAAATCGCGCCGCCGTCGGGTTATCCGCGCTTCAACTCACCTACGGAATTGGGGGACGAGCTGGTCAATCTGGGGTTTGACGTCATTAATCACGCCAACAACCATGTTTTGGACAAAAACGAAGCGGGCCTTGCCGCCACGCTGGACTACTGGGCGACCAAACCGTCCGTAAAGGTCGTGGGCGCCTACCGCGATGAGGAAGATTTGCAGAATATCCGGATCGTGGAATCGAAGGGAATCAAAACCGCCCATATTGGCATTACGGAAATGACAAACGGGCTTTATCTTCCCAAAAATTCCAAATACCGGCTGATTTACGCAAACGAAACCGAACTGATAGAAAAACTGATCAAAAAAGCAAAATCAATGGCGGACGTCGTGGTTATCTCCGTGCATTGGGGAAATGAGAATACCTACACACTTTCGGACAAGCAGAAAACGCTTGCGCAGAATATGGTCGATTGGGGAGCGGATATCATTTTTGGGAATCACCCCCATGTTTTGCAGAAGCTGACGGTCCTGACCCGGAAGGACGGGACGCAGTGCCCTGTCATTTTTGCGTTCGGCAACCTTGTTTCCGCCCAGCAGAGCGGGGACAATATGGTCGGCGGCATTCTGACCGTTACGATGACCAAGGATTTTACAACGAACAAAACGATCTTTACGGATATGAAATTCAAGCCGATCGTCACGCACTACGGCAAGGGATGCGCGGGTATTACGATCTATCCGCTTAGCCAGTACACGGACGCTCTGGCCGCCGCTCACGGGGTAAAGCGCTATACTCCGGCGTTCAGCCTGAAATACATCAACAATATTGTCAATCAGAGTATTCCAAAAGAATATCTGCAGAAAGATTGACACACAATTTTCACAGTGCTATAATAATATAAATTAAATAAAGTTGTCTTCGGGGCGGGGTGTAATTCCCCACCGGCGGTAAAGCGGCGCAAGCCGACGAGCCCGCGAGCGAAAGCTGATTTGGTTTGATTCCAAAGCCGACGGTATAGTCCGGATGGAAGAAGATTGCGCGTATTTGCGTATGCTTTCGTCCCGCAGTTTTTTACTGTGGGACTTTTTTTTTCGTTGGCAACTAAGAAAGGGAGTTTTTCAATGAGGAAGATGAAGTAACCCGCGTGTTCCCTGCATCCTTTTCACCCCGTTTTAGTGCCGAAGCGAAAATACTTATGAAGAAGATAGGAGAAATCATGAATACGATTACAAATGAAAAAAAGTCAGCGAAATTATTGGATACCAGAGGCATCGCGCAAATCGGAATTCTGTCCGCGATTGCCGCCGTCCTGATGGTCGTGGAAATACCGCTCTGGTTTGCGCCCAGCTTTTATAAAATCGATCTGAGCGAGCTTCCCGTTTTGATCGGCAGTTTTGCCATGGGCCCTTTTGCCGGCGTTGTCATTGAGCTGGTCAAGATATTGCTCTACCTTATCATTCACGGAAGCTCGACGGGCGGAGTCGGCGATATCGCGAACTTTATCATCGGCTGTTCGTTTGTCATTCCCAGCGCATTGATCTACAGACACCATAAGTCGAAGAAAAGCGCGCTGATCGGTATGGCGGTCGGTACGTTTACGCTGATTGTGGCGGGAAGCCTGCTGAACGCTTTTGTGCTGCTGCCGTTTTACGCCAAGGTGTTTAATATGCCGCTGGACGCGCTTGTCGCCATGGGCCACGCGGTCAATCCTTCCATCAACGATCTTACATCCTTTGTCATGCTTGCGGTAGCGCCGTTCAACCTGCTGAAGGGGGTGCTGGTCTCCGCTGTGACCATGCTGACCTATAAGCGTGTCAGCCCGATTCTGCACAACAGAATCGGCAGAAGATAATCCTTTATTGAAACCGTACAGTTTATCCCCAATCGGGGACATGCACTTTGCCTATTTTTGTTCTTTACGATCAATCTAATCTATGTTATAATTACATTGAAAATTAAATATGCCCTTATCAAGAGTGACGGAGGGAACAGGCCCTATGATGTCCGGCAACCTACAAAGCGTAAGGTGCCAATTCCTGCGGTAAAGCCGAAAGATGAGGTAATCATACACGCCGTTCGGATTTTCCGGACGGCATTTTCTTTTTATTTTTATTTTAGGAGGATTGCTCAATGGCAAGACATTTTTTTACATCGGAATCAGTAACGGAAGGTCATCCGGACAAACTCTGCGACCAGATTGCGGACGCCGTGCTGGATGAAATTATTGCACAGGACCCGGAAGCTCACGTTGCGTGTGAGGTGACGGCCACCACCGGCGTAATCCATGTCATGGGAGAGATTTCTACCGACTGCTATGTGGATATTGCGTCGATTGCACGGCAGGTAGTCAAGGACATCGGTTACGACGACCCCGCCTGCGGTTTTGACGGCAACACCTGCGGCGTGATCACCTCCATCGATATCCAGTCGCCCGATATCGCGATGGGTGTCAATCAGTCCTATGAGGCGAAGCAGGGCGCGACGGACGCAAACGATGTGACCGGCGCGGGCGACCAGGGCATGATGTTCGGATACGCCTGCGACGAAACGCCGGAGCTGATGCCGCTTGCCATCTCACTGGCGCACAGGCTGTCGAAGCGCCTGAGCCAGGTCAGAAAGGACGGTACCCTGTCCTATCTGCGGCCGGACGGCAAAACACAGGTAACCG
Proteins encoded in this region:
- the tuf gene encoding elongation factor Tu — its product is MAKAKFDRSKPHVNIGTIGHVDHGKTTLTAAITKVLNFSGEADFVDYANIDKAPEERERGITINTAHVEYQTAARHYAHVDCPGHADYVKNMITGAAQMDGAILVVSAADGPMPQTREHILLARQVGVPYIVVFMNKVDQVDDPELLDLVEMEIRDLLNEYEFPGDDTPIIRGSALTALESKSTDTDAPEYKCIHELMDAVDSFIPTPERKSDLPFLMPVEDVFTITGRGTVATGRVERGMAKVGEEVEIIGLTEERRKSVITGLEMFKKTLDFAEAGDNVGVLLRGIQRTEIERGQVLAKPGTIHPHTKFRGQVYVLTKDEGGRHTPFFNNYRPQFYFRTTDVTGVISLPEGTEMCMPGDNVEMDVELITPIAIEEGLRFAIREGGHTVGSGVVIKINAQ
- a CDS encoding CapA family protein, yielding MKKDQNNLSRVVFRVCLAVVLAGACVASMVLFLQNQGNGKAGLPSGVSAPVHAAASSEAESKPVQKPVSVTILGVGDDLIHDVIYKQAQSRTGGKGFDFSPVYTRIAADIKNADISVINQETPIAGKIAPPSGYPRFNSPTELGDELVNLGFDVINHANNHVLDKNEAGLAATLDYWATKPSVKVVGAYRDEEDLQNIRIVESKGIKTAHIGITEMTNGLYLPKNSKYRLIYANETELIEKLIKKAKSMADVVVISVHWGNENTYTLSDKQKTLAQNMVDWGADIIFGNHPHVLQKLTVLTRKDGTQCPVIFAFGNLVSAQQSGDNMVGGILTVTMTKDFTTNKTIFTDMKFKPIVTHYGKGCAGITIYPLSQYTDALAAAHGVKRYTPAFSLKYINNIVNQSIPKEYLQKD
- a CDS encoding ECF transporter S component, with translation MNTITNEKKSAKLLDTRGIAQIGILSAIAAVLMVVEIPLWFAPSFYKIDLSELPVLIGSFAMGPFAGVVIELVKILLYLIIHGSSTGGVGDIANFIIGCSFVIPSALIYRHHKSKKSALIGMAVGTFTLIVAGSLLNAFVLLPFYAKVFNMPLDALVAMGHAVNPSINDLTSFVMLAVAPFNLLKGVLVSAVTMLTYKRVSPILHNRIGRR